Genomic window (Onychomys torridus chromosome 5, mOncTor1.1, whole genome shotgun sequence):
CTAAGAAAGATGTGGGCACTGGGTGTGGGCAGCTTACTgaattcttgctttttttttttttgtagacaaaAGCAATCTGCCCTGCATGGCTAGCTACTTTAAATGGAACTTCTCTGAAGAGAATCCATTCCATCCTGTGTTTGCTCTTTCTAGGAGCCAATAAGTATCTTTATGTTTCCTTGTCTCTCCATTCAAAGGAAGAAGGGCTTACCCTCTGCCTTTGGCAGGGAGGGTAGAGGAGAGTAGTGGTGGATGACACTCAGTCAACAGCGCCAAAATACACTCTCTCTGAGGATGTCAGTGTTTACATCCATCAGAACCACCAACCAGGGAGGGCTTCAACCCCATGTCTCCATGACCACCCCAGGTGTTCCCAACAACTGCATTTCCCTTCAAGTTTTGCTCCGACTGGGAAAGCCAGTTCATTCCCTAGGGAAATGGAAAAAGCTAAGGTTGACTTAAAATGCCCAAAACCTACCTAAGTGACACTGGTCTGTAGTAGActtaataaacacaaaaatatgatttttttcaatttgcaGGTTATTTAAAAACCCCAAATCTATGTTATCTTCTGTTTGCACAGAGGCACGACAGGAAAAAGACAAGTGTCTTTGCATTCACCGTAGGCAACCATATTCCCTTCATGGCTTTTCCTCATCACGTTGGTTGTATAGACTGAGACTATGTATCATGCTATTAGAACGTGTACAAGCCACTTCTGGCTCTGTGGGAGCTAGTTAAATAATACAAGGAAATACATATACAAAGGCCACAGGGACACTTGATAGCACAAAGGATATTAAATAGTTACTGGGATATAAATAATCACAAAGATAATTCTGACACCAAGATGCAACTAACTCTCAAGTCTTTCAGGCCCTAAGACACCACCACTTTTATCTTATCTCAGTATTCACGGTCTCAATGGGCCTCAGGATTATTTCTTTCAGCTGACAACACTCTCAGAGGCTTCCTTTCAGCACATGATAAAATGGTTTTATTGAGTGACTTGGGAAAATGAGCAGCAATCCAGTCTGAATGCTTCTTTCTTCTGGCTCACTTCAAAGGTGTCCTTTTCTCGAGGCCCAGTAACATGATAAAGTTCAGGGTGGTCCTTCCAAATGGGCCCCATCTGATGCAGGCCAAGTCTTTGTGACTCTATTTTAAAGGGAATTCTTGGAGGGAAAGAAGCCTGATTTTGATTGTGTAGACATACTCAACAAATGCAAAGTAACCATGTCAAACTAACAGATAAAAATCCAGATGCCATCCACTCTCCCATATCACCACATACAACAGGTTCAAAGCTGGTAAAACACAAGATGTACTGACTGACTCATGACATCCAAGGACAGAAATCTCTATCAGGAGCTGGGCAAGGGCTAGACCCAGGCTGCCCTCTGGAGGAGAAGAGAAGTAGGGAGGGGAGTTACACCAGATTAGCTCAGCTCTCCTTTGAACATGAGACCTGGACTACTGCCAATATAAGATGACAACAGAACTGGATTACACTGGATGTTGGGTTTAGGGAGCCAGTCTCTAGTACTCCCCCAATCAGATATAGCCTGATCCTATTTCCTGTGGACTCCTGAGCCCTGCAGTGGTATTCAACCATTTAACACTGCTCTTCCCTGAATGATGCAGAGCCATGGCACAAGAGGCACCTCCTCAGACTTTCCTCCCCCAGCCTTGCCAGCTGCTTCTGGGTTATAAACTACAGAGGACACTGCTCAGGCTGTGAACAGTCTCAGTAGGAGATAGTGGGGGCTCTCTACTATTGCAATATCTTTCCGCCAGCCAGGTCTTCTCCTTGGTGAGGCTACACACAAAATATTAGAGCTACAACAAGGTCTGTAAACATCAACAGTTCAGAGTGAGAACCTGACATGTTAAAACAATTTTCCAAAAAGTCATAATTAgtctctaacaacaacaacaacaacaacaaaattacagcATCATAGGGGCCAGCTCAACTCATTCACCACAAAAATAATCTTCAGTTTATCAAGAACCAATCCAAAAGCTGGATGTAACTAGGATTCCTAACATGTTCCAGGACAGGTGTTCATAGTAAGGACACTCGGGCACCCAAAATGACAACAGTGCCTTATGGCATATCTGTGGAAAGATGTGTCCTGGTGCAGATTCAAGTATTTTCAAATCCTAGATAAACTGACTCTGAATCACTTTAGAGCTTGTCTTGGATATTCAGAGAATTAGACATGTCCATACAATAGAAGTGTGAGTTGGAGTGTGCCactttgtaacacacacacatacacatactctgccagcctctacatacacacatgtgatcCGTGAGGCCAGCAAGTGGGCAAGTGCCTCAGCTGGTGGAAGGACTGTATcttctgcagctctcacaggagAAGGTAAAAGTGCTGAAACTGCAATCCAGCCTCAAGGTATGGAAGGAAGGCAGGGGACAGGCAAAGATGACGGTCCCCTATCCTGGGAAGTGAATATGGACCACAGGAAGGGGACTcatttgaggcaggatcaagtGCTTTCTCAGCAGGGTAGGAGACAACTGGTCACTGTTCCGAGTCAGTGGTCCCACAGGATACTAGATTTTCCTGTCCCTGTATTATAAAGACCTGGCAAGAAGGATACAGGAGCACATCCATTCGCCAAGCCCTCAACGTCCCACCCAGGCCGTGCTGGCTGCCTAGATGCCCTGGGCATGGAAGACAAGGAGGGTGGATCTAACCAGCCAGACTCAACACCCACCCACAGCTCACTAGGGGGCTGTCCAAGAACCTCACTGGCTGTTCCAGCCCTGTGCCTCTGTCATGTGACATGTAGTGCCCTCTCAATGCCATTTCATAAAGTTTTGACTCATCATAAATACACATGGCAGGTTGGCTCAGAGTCAGATGAGACCGTGTGTTCAGAGACAGTTAAGACCTAGAACAGTCAAATGAAGTTGGCTGCTCCCACAGGCACCCGATGCTGGAGGACCTGGGCTCTTCAGGCCACCACAGATCAGTCACTGGGCCATTCTAGGCACCCTTTCCCAAAGTGAATTTTtaccaaacaggacaaaattcAACTGGATCACACAAAAATCTGATGtgctgagagaaagaaaatttgattAGAAGAATAGGTGTGAGGGCAGTGGGAAAAGGACTCCAGAAGGTTCTCATGTGTCCAGGCGCTGGATCTCAGGGCGACTGTCCACATCTCTGGATTCAGTGCGAGCTCGGATGTAGTCGTTAGTGCTCTGCTGGCGGAGGCTGACTCTCCATTTCTGCACGGCCAGGAATGTGCTCACTGCATAGGCTGCTGTTGCCAAGAAGCCAAATATCTAAAATACACAGTCACAGTTTACCCTTGTGCATGTGCCCTGAAGCTGAGGCTGAGTGTTGTCATAGGGACCCAAGCTGTGTTCAGCCCCTTCCAGCAATACCAGATCCCAGCCCTACCCAGTGTTTGGCTGGTATCTGGCTGAAGCCACATGACCTACCGAAAATCTAGGCTGGCATGAAGACAACTAAGAAGTCTTttgaatcttttaaatttttttttttttttgagacagggtttctttgtgtagccctggctgtcctggaactagctctgtagaccaggctggcctcaaactcagagatccacctgcctctgcctcctgagtgctgtgattaaaggtgtgtgccatcactgcctggtttATTTaatcttctcccctccctttctgtggggggaggggtgtcatgcatttggaggtcagaaaacaactttgggGGCaatcttttcttatttaaaacaaggtTTCTTGTCTTGGGCCATGCTGGCTGCCTAGATGCCCTGGGCATGGAAGACAAGAAGGGTGGATCTAACCAGCCAGACTCAACACCCACCCACTAGGGGGCTGTCCAAGAACCTCACTGACTGTTCCAGCCCTGTGCCTCTGTCATGTGACATGCAGTGCCCTCTCAATGCTAGCTGACCCCATGAGCTTCTGGGGATTTCCCTCTCCCTATCTTGCTTAGGACTGTTGGGATTATGAATGTACCTGTTACCATGtccagctttacatgggttctggtaACTGAAACTCAGGCTCTCATGCctacatggcaagcactttacacactaagccagccctccagcccattatccttttaaaatattaattaatagtATTGCTATTACTATATTATTTTGAGGGcctcactacgtagccctggctgacctggaattttcTATGTCAAATTCAGGGCAACCATCTTGCCTCCTGTgtattgggattacaagtgtgcaccacatttggctttgaactttttttatttttaaatcgcAAAAGTACCTCTTTTACCGCATGCAATTCATGGTCAGTAGTCTCACAAGTAAAAATATAATGTAGACCAAATGTGATACAGAAAGATTAGAATCTCACATGAGAACCCCACAGTAAGCCACCAATCCCTTGTTCTCTACCACCACACCCCACTATTGCCTCTGACCTGGGCAGCACCAGGCAGAATGAAGTAGTTTTAACTATTTAGTCAAGCTTGATGGATCTCCTGATCAtgatggaagagcagtcagtttcatagttttcaaataattgcttattacatttatttattcataatttgTGTGTGAGGGGTATGTGTACCATGGtacataggtagatagatataagAGGATAGTTTGTAGGAGTCAGTCCTCTCTGCCCGTGTAAGACCTAGGGATGggacttaggtcatcaggcttggcagcaagtgccttttacctgctgaaccatcttgctggccccatttCAGGGGTTCTTAAAGCCCCTTACCCACCCTCACCCATCACGAAAGTGATATGTGCTTTTTATAAATCAACAGCAAGGCAGAAGCAGAGCATGGAGAGCGGACCCTTTCTGTCACCTGACCGCCACCCCTCATCTCTCAGTCCTCCCAAGACCAGGGAGCACTGCGAGGTGTAAACGCAGCCTATTTAAACCAATCCAGTCTGCTTACCACGGCAGCAATTTCCGCTCCGGTTTTGTGGTTTAAAGCAGCCAGTACAAttgaggcaataaagaaaaagaaagtgctgAGTCCAGTGTTGACCAAAtcctaaagaaaaaggaaaaagtagaaTCATTTGCAAAGCACCTGAGAAACTTTCCAATGAAGCTCATTTCTCTTGTGCCTCCAGACGTCAGTCTCAGTGTCACAGGGACATTACTCACTGGAAGAAGAACAGAGCAGTGATGGTTTACAAAACACATTTACCACTTGTGTTACCAAGTCTTGACTTAAAGAGCAACCCAAACTGGTAACACGGCTTACCATTCAGAGTTTGGGTTACTTATCTGTTTGCAGTGCTTGGCATCGAACCCAGGTCTTTTACATATACAAGCCAAcagcctaccactgagctacccacAGTCTTCTAGTGTCATCttgattttatgttttgagacagggtctctctgtgcatcCTTGGCTGccttggagcttgctctgtagaccaggctggccttgaactaggagatccaccttcctctgcctcccaagtgctgggattaaaagtatgcatgGCTTAGTGtcacctttttaaaaaggttctCATACCATTAGATAAGGCCAAGCTTCCCAGGAAGACAAATGTACCTAAACCAGGGCatctcccagtactctcttccCCATATGACATCTAAAACACAGCATTCATACATTGAAAACATACTTTCTCAACAGACTTTCAAGCTTCTATGTCACCGAAGTCTGGAGGATTTCCAACAAGGTTTTTGCAGAGTGAGTGAGGTTACTAACTTGGTGCTGCACGGATGGAACTGCTGCCTTCCTTGTGGAGAGGATGGTGACACAGTGACTAAGAGTCACTGTCCCACGGCACCTAACCAATGGAGGACTTTAGACAAGCCGTCTTGTCTCTCTGTATTTTAGAATGGTAACAGCAATTCCCTCCTCCTGGAGCTGTTCTGGAGTAAATGGATGAGCCAAGCACAGTGTCTGGCCGACAGCGAGGGTCCTCCTTTACGCATTCACCAGCACTTCTGTTATTCCTGTTCTGACCTCAGGTCCTTAGAATCCTGGGTTTTACCTCACAGCCTCTGTGAGCTTCACTGAAGAAGAAACTGCAGGGAAAACCTCATCTCTTTAAGTGGCTGCTTGACTATATCATCAACACTTGCAGATCTAGCCTGACTCCTAAaggttgacttttttctttttcttttattctatttttctttcttttcattttttaaatatcgtatttttgagacagggtctcattatgtagccttggctggcctagaattcattaCTTAGACCAGGctcaaactcattgagatctgcctgtctctgcctcccaagtgctaggattaaaagcatgtgccaccactcctagcCAACACTCTATCATAATAGTACCACTCCTGTGCAACAGAAACCCAGAAGCCAGGGCTCCTACTGAGCCTCTGCATGGACCAGAGGAAAACTGCAAAGCAGGAGCATGGGCCCTGTCCAGAGCTGACTACCCGCTATCATGTTATTTAGCACGGCAGACAGGCACAGTCCGCCTGCATCCACTGAATCAACGCATGACCAGGAGCACTTGCCTCAATGGGGACCTCAAGTTGATgctctcagcacttgagaggtagtgGCAGGAAAACCAGGAGTTCGAGAACATCCATGGCCATACAGTAAATAAGAGGCTAACCTGGAATACATaggatcctgtttcaaaaataaaataaaacctagcATATAATTTTCCTCTACTTTCAAGGCTACAACAAAACCAGCTGAGTTTACAACTGACATTAACTTTCTAATGGCTCCTTTAGgaaatccctcccctcccctcccctcaccccatccctTCTGTGTTTTGTCCATTGGGACAATACAGGAGCAATTTGATAAAGAAGACCTTCCCTGCTTCATGTCCCAGAACATACCACAACAACAGTGCcattacacacacagacagctcCCATTTCTTCCCACATAGTCACCTTTTCCCAAGGTGCCTGTAAGAACCATGCACTAGCAATAGAGTCAGAGCCAAGCTGGACTTTTCCCATGGCCCCAGACACTAGGGGGAGGGTGTATGGGCTGCAGCCCTGAGTGAGGGCAGGGGATCTACAGCTAACCCTCTTTACTCTCCCAAAGCTGTGATGCCTATGTGTTCCCTCACAAGTAGAGAGAGCAAGGCACTCTTGTGCTATGGAGGACCTCCCTCAATGACTCCCTCTGACCTTGTACATGCTCATCTACAAAGCAAGGGCAAGAAACCATgatataaaaattgtttttcattcaaggacaaataaaaacaacaaagttcAGGAAATTGGAACCAACAAGTTCTGAACATATCAGGCCAATTGGCAAGAGAATCCTAAGGAAGCTTAGAACCCAAAGCACTGAGAGAGGACGCACTCCTTCTGCAGACCTTCCAGTCAGACTTGCAGCCCTCAGTGGCTCCGAGTTTGACAGCACTCTTGGGATTTGCAAGTTACTGGCATTTTTACTCATATTGTTAATTCTCTCAGAATCAATattttgctctgttttttttgtttttgttttgttttgttttgttttgagacaaggtcttgttatagaacccagggaGTCTAGTTCCTTATGTAGACCAGAtgaaggccttgaacttggagtgatcctcccgtctctgcctccaaagtgctaggactacaggtgtgaACCATTACACCCaccagaattaaaattttttaaatggctcTTAGGTCTAGTCTGAAAAATATGCAAAtgtaatgttttctttcctaCATTCTACAAATGGCAACATAACCAATCCTCCAGATAAGTGTAAATACAAGTAACATCTTTGAAAGGATCAACACAGCTTGTTATGATGTTTCCCATTAAGTCAGGACTCACTTTACTTGTGTAATTTTGCTCAACCCAGTAAGGAAACTTAAAATGTCACAGCTGAGTTATGAGGGAATGTTTAAGTACCAAAATGAGCCAGAGTTAACATGCCAGGAGATTCCCCTTTCCGGGAGAGCCAAGCAGCATACTCACTGTCAGATTCCAGTTGATCTGGGGGATCCTCATATGAAGGTTGAGACTGAAGAGAATCAGCAAGACCCCAGTCACCACAAATGCACTGCAGCTTACGAACTCAAAAAAGTAGAGGCCTTCGCACGGGGAACACTCCATGATGGTCTCGATGCAGATGAATGCAATCAGGGCCAAAATCTAGCAAGAAAATTGGAaagaaatgtacatatatatttattacctATCTACAGACATATATGTCTGCTGTGTTTAAATACAACTGAACAGTATAGAGCAATAGGGTTCTCCTCTGCAGAGAGCAGTGTGACTGTTAGAAACACAACCAGCTTCAACTTGCAGGCAGAACAGGTAAAGGAACTGGAATGGGAGGTCAAGTTCCTAAGGGAAACAGTGAAGGCCCTTCCACTGCTATACTGaaatcagccaggcatggtgtggcTCTTCCAGGCCctttggtcctttggaagaaggaagaaaggaagtatcTCTGCAGTGTGTTAGCTACCCCTTTAAAGTCCCTAAAAAGAAGCTGTCTGGCTTCTCTTCACCCTTCACATGCTAAAGACAAAGAGCCCATCTTCATTAACTCACATGCTTTTGGAAAGTGGGTCACTGGATTTCATCAACAAGTAGgctggtaaaaataaataaataaatagtttaaatcTTTGAATAGAATCTTCTGAAAAGCCCAAGTAACATCCTAGCATTGTATCCCAAAAATTCAGCAATCATAAAACTAAAGAGATACCAGGAGACACAACCATATGAACATCTAGAGTCCAGGAGAAGAAGTGGGTCCCAGGCTATGTTAATGGCCCTCCAAGCAAAGGTGCTCTTAATACCTAATGTCTGATCAGTCTTTGGTTCCGAGCCTCTACTCACAGAGTTATCCACGGCAATCCTTTACCAGATCCAGCCCCACTCCACTGAGATACAGGCCAAAGAAGAAGACACAAGCTGTTCCAAGGCCCTCCAGAGCCAGCAATGCAGCATTCCCTTGGGATGGTTCAAAATGGTGGAAGttgtgctgggacttgaactcgcatcctctggaagagtggctagtactctttaccactgagccatctctccagcccaacacatAAATCTTTTAATGTTAAAATCTATACACAAATAATTTCTGACTCAGAAAACACATTATAAATCTTACTTTTTAGcctactttttcttcttaatAGTATCCACAGGTATTTCTAAATAAagggaaacattatttttaattattacataGTATTTGCATGTAACGATAAATCTATACATAGCGTAATTTAAACTATCCCTAAAATAGCTACTCAGatgttttttaaaactctgtCATTATCAGAGTACattttggggagtggggagaagaTGGGAATAGGCATAGAAAAAGCCAAAATGTCTTCCAGCACAGTGAAATCTAAGAATCACCTGTGAAGTAAAGCCACCTATTAAccaacaagaagaaaggaaagattcaGCCAGTTGTGTTGGGAGGCTCAATGTCAAGGCAACCAAAGAATTAAACCACTGGACTGGCAGCAACCTTGCAAGACACACATGCTCTCTTCCGTTCCAGCACATGGTGGAGCTGAAGATCCATGCCGTGTGACTTTCTAAAGGCAGGCTTATTCTAGAAGAGGAAGCTAATGCTTCAGGGCTCCTCTCTTGCTTCTGCCCCTTGCAAAGTCCTGGAAGGGATCCCCGCAATGCACGCACATGGCTGTGCTTTCACAAAACCTATGAAATCGAGCTATTTTAACTGCAATCTGCTCAAACTGCTACCTCCTTCCACTCCAAATTCTGCTCCTTGAGGCAAATGTTAAGAGAACAGCAACAAGGGGTTCAACTAACTGGAAGTTGAGTGAAGGATGAATTAAATTTAGGGCTAGCTGTCTTTTCCACAAATGGTTAAATTCCTGTAGCCTTACCAGTGTAGGAACAGCTTCTGAGACATCTCCCAttcactttactgactgaactgaCTCTGTGACAGAGGGATGGGCTCTCAAATTTGTAAGATAAATGTGTCCTACATGCCAACTAGAAGCATATGAGTAGTGGAGGAGAAATGGGGTGTGAGCCCAATGGAGCCATCAAGTTGTCTTGGAAATTCTTCCGGTCATCGCACACATTAGGCTGTGATTGGAACCTGAGAAATGGAGTCTCTTGTCTTGGGGATATACTCAACAATGCACTTTATATAGCCATGAGCCTGCTCTACAGCTGCTCTCACTTCAGGTAGAAATCACTTTAGAGAACTTACTCCAGGGTTTGAGGGTCATAACCCTATAGCAGTATCATAaactgcaagcatgcatgtgggaGCATGCAGATCTGAGTCTCTACCTGTCAGATAGCACCTTGAGATTTccacaatttttgtttgtttgtttttcgagacaaggtttcattgtTTAGctctgtctatcctggaactctctctgcagagctggccagcctcaaactcagagatctgcctgcctctgcctcctgagtgctggcattaaaggcatgtgccatcactgccccgCTCAATTTCCACAAATTTTGAACTGGCAGTCTGACATCCCTAGTAAGGTGGTACATAAGGCTACCTCCAACTCTCAAACATCCTGAAGAAATCAATGTTCTGGTGATGCCTCATATATTCACCAGTAGTCAATACCCTCTCCTCAAAGCACACAGTGCAGCTTCAAAGCAGTAAGGAATTGAGGCAAAGTAGATGGGATACATGTGTTGATGGTAAAAGACATCCAGAGATACCTAGCAAAGCAACAGAGCTGAGTGAGGTGGTGCATTTAGGAggtaagaggcaggaggattaggagtttaaggtcatcctcagaaaCATAATtagtctgagaccagcctaggttacaaacaaaaaaagctaggTGTAATGGCACACCAGTAGGATATGAGAAAtggtagaggcaagagaatctcaaagtggaagccagcctgggctatacttGATTTTAAAGGTCAGTGAGGcaaaaatgcttgccttgcaatcctgatgacctgaatttgattccaggatctcatggtggaaggacagaacagactcctcaaagctgtcctctgacctccacatccatgCCCTGGTAGTTATGTGACcactctcatacacataacacacattcatatacacaacaATAAATACAACTTAACATAGAACATTGGGCAaatcagacacacacaaaaatgacgGTGTTTGTAttcacacacactcttacataTACTGTAGCATTTACACTAAACAGTGAAAAACCACTTCTGTGGGGTAGGACTGACAGAGGGATGGGGTCAAAggtttcttcttttgtatttcaAACATTTCTGTGGCCTATGAATTGATAGGAAAGACATACACTTAGAACTCACACTTCTATATTTATCATATATGCATGTCAGAGGCCTAATTAAATCTAACTATACACCTACATAATAAGCAGATCACATGTACCTACGTTTAAGAAAGAGCcacagtaaaataataaaacattgattcTTAGAGGTCACTAACATTTAACCCATAAgtaaatggctattttttaaaaactatgtgcaGGATTGAGAATGTAGTTCAGTTGATGGgctgcttgcttagcatgcatgaagtgcTGGGCTCAGTCTCCTGTACCCCACAAAACAGAGCACATGCCTATAAACCCAATGCTCAGGAGGGTTGATGAATAAACAATTCATTTACATGGTAGAATGTGGAGAGGTGAATGATTGCTATTGCTTTTGTTGTTAGGACATTAGGTCATTTGGAGACAGtcattccaggctggcctctgaactcaagatcctccagACTTGGCTtttcaaatgttgggattacaggaatgtgacACCTTCCCTGCTTTCCATTGCTTTAGACTGTTATTTTCCaaatagtgttttgttgttgttgttgttgtttggggtttttgttgttttgggtttttttgttttgttttgttttgtcaagacaaagtttctctgtgtactagtcctggctgtcctggaattcactttgtagcccaggctggcctcaaactcacagagatccacctgcctctgcctcccaagtgctgggattaaaggtgtacaccacctgGCCAAAAACAGTGCATTTTTAATGGGAAAGAAATGTGCATACATAGATCATTCatagagacagggtctcgtgtagcccaggctagccttgaactcaccatacAGCCAAAAATGGCCTTGAATttcaaatcctcctgcttctaccacctgagtgctgggattataagcacgtGCTAGCATGCTACTGGGGATGaaactaggcaagcactctaccaactaagcacCATTCTCAGtcctaacacttttttttttaaaaaaaatagccagtTTTATATATGAGTTAAACGTTAATGGCCTCTAAAAACCAATCCTTATTTACTTTTAAACCattcttgaatattttaaaatgaaacaaaaagctttAATGGAAAATGAAAGCCACTCTGTACACATCTATGTTGATTCCGTTTCTTTATCTGAAGAGTTCATCCTCTCCAGAGCCTGCTTGATGACCACACAAATGCCAATGTACCTCAAGCTAACCAAGGGGGCCCACAGCAAGGGGTCAACCCCATTCCCTCTCAAGCCCCAAAGCAAAGACCCCAAGGGAAGATGCTGGTCCTGACAACCTTCAGAAGTACCTCTGAGAATCAATCTAAATCCTAAAGTCAGATAAGCTTTTCAAAGGATCTGATAGATCACAGTGAGAAAGATACAAGCCCACAAAAATCGTACCACTTacaacatttttaaacatttcctgCTCTTACGCAAGAAGCCCAGATTCTAAAATGACCACTGTAAGAAGCTGGTTTGTATGCTGGGAACACTACTGCTGGGCTCATTGGGCAGTACAGCTAGACTCTAGCTGTGAAGGAGCAGCcagatctcacactgtagccacACAGCTCTGGAGTTTTTCAGGCTAAGTACCC
Coding sequences:
- the Cmtm4 gene encoding CKLF-like MARVEL transmembrane domain-containing protein 4, which encodes MRGGEELDGFEGEASSTSMISGASSPYQPTTEPVSQRRGLAGLRCDSDYLRGALGRLKVAQVILALIAFICIETIMECSPCEGLYFFEFVSCSAFVVTGVLLILFSLNLHMRIPQINWNLTDLVNTGLSTFFFFIASIVLAALNHKTGAEIAAVIFGFLATAAYAVSTFLAVQKWRVSLRQQSTNDYIRARTESRDVDSRPEIQRLDT